One segment of Tetrapisispora phaffii CBS 4417 chromosome 1, complete genome DNA contains the following:
- the TRM10 gene encoding tRNA (guanine(9)-N(1))-methyltransferase (similar to Saccharomyces cerevisiae TRM10 (YOL093W); ancestral locus Anc_3.104), translating to MMSEENKEIGKFEISCTVDDNGREIIRMKLPPVPEGMSKRQWKKQCKRVRHEETKDEYNKTKREKKKKARLNKRLKIQAIVDRGEEIPKELKRPKKVNDNQKDSGIEIIMDCAFDDLMHEKEIASMTNQITRAFSSNRRENHFAKVTITSFNKRLKKRFDTKLTNFRYQDWRNFEFVEDEDCITGPGVDKSKLIYLTADTDEKLETLEPGMKYIVGGIVDKNRHKCLCLNKAKELGIQTRRLPIDDFIRISGRQVLTTTHVIQIMLKYFDDKNWKEAFQSTLPERKLQYGIDGEDDQTDDVVDKAADDIADESNTEDNESEHFDDALEDNSRLEL from the coding sequence ATGATGAGTGAAGAAAATAAGGAGATTGGAAAGTTTGAAATTAGCTGTACTGTCGATGACAATGGCAGAGAAATCATTAGAATGAAATTGCCTCCTGTTCCTGAAGGCATGTCAAAAAGACAATGGAAAAAGCAATGCAAGAGGGTGAGACATGAAGAAACTAAAGATGAGTATAATAAGACAAAAAgagagaagaaaaagaaggcTCGTCTGAACAAGAGACTAAAAATCCAGGCAATTGTTGACAGAGGAGAAGAGATTCCGAAAGAGTTGAAAAGACCTAAAAAGGTTAATGATAATCAAAAGGATTCTGGTATTGAAATCATCATGGATTGTGCCTTCGACGATCTGATGCATGAGAAAGAAATCGCATCCATGACAAATCAAATAACTCGTGCATTCTCTAGCAATAGACGAGAAAATCATTTTGCTAAAGTTACAATCACATCATTCAACAAACGtttaaagaaaagattCGATACAAAATTAACTAATTTTAGATACCAAGATTGGagaaattttgaatttgtagaagatgaagattGTATCACAGGACCTGGAGTGGATAAAAGCAAGTTAATCTATTTGACCGCTGACActgatgaaaaattggAGACTCTAGAACCAggaatgaaatatattgtcGGTGGTATTGTTGATAAGAATAGACATAAGTGTTTATGTTTAAATAAAGCAAAAGAGTTGGGAATTCAAACAAGAAGGTTACCAATTGATGATTTTATAAGAATTTCTGGAAGACAAGTATTAACCACAACGCATGTGATACAAATCATGTTGAAATACTTCGATGACAAAAATTGGAAAGAAGCTTTCCAAAGTACTTTACCAGAGAGGAAATTACAATATGGTATCGATGGCGAAGACGATCAAACAGATGACGTCGTGGATAAGGCTGCAGATGACATTGCAGATGAATCTAATACTGAAGATAATGAATCTGAGCATTTTGATGATGCATTAGAAGACAACAGTAGACTGGAATTATaa
- the RFC4 gene encoding replication factor C subunit 4 (similar to Saccharomyces cerevisiae RFC4 (YOL094C); ancestral locus Anc_3.103) → MSKAALSLELPWVEKYRPHLLKDIVGNEDTIERLKHIAKDGNMPHMIISGLPGIGKTTSIHCLAHELLGDSYSQAVLELNASDDRGIDVVRNQIKHFAQKKCHLPTGKHKIIILDEADSMTAGAQQALRRTMEIYSNTTRFAFACNQSNKIIEPLQSRCAILRYTKLSDEQVLKRLLEITKAEDVKYTNDGLEALIFTAEGDMRQAINNLQSTVAGHSLVNGDNVFKIVDSPHPLIVKKMILAPTLDDSLLILRKELWDKGYSAVDIVTTSFRVTKTLYELKEPQRLDMIKEIGITHMRILEGVGTYLQLAAMMAKLSTHKLSTN, encoded by the coding sequence ATGAGTAAAGCTGCACTTTCTTTGGAACTACCTTGGGTAGAAAAATATCGTCCTCATTTGTTAAAGGATATTGTTGGTAATGAAGATACCATTGAAAGATTGAAACATATTGCCAAGGATGGTAATATGCCTCATATGATTATTTCTGGTTTGCCTGGTATTGGTAAAACTACATCTATTCATTGTCTGGCTCATGAGTTATTAGGAGATTCCTATTCGCAAGCCGTGTTGGAATTGAACGCAAGTGATGATAGAGGTATCGATGTGGTCAGAAATCAAATCAAACATTTTGCTCAAAAGAAATGTCACTTACCTACAGGGAAGCATAAGATCATTATATTAGATGAAGCTGATTCAATGACTGCTGGTGCTCAACAGGCTTTGAGAAGAACAATGGAAATATACTCTAACACAACTAGATTTGCGTTTGCTTGTAATCAATCGAATAAGATAATTGAGCCTTTGCAAAGTAGATGTGCTATATTACGTTATACAAAACTGAGTGATGAACAGGTTCTAAAAAGATTATTGGAAATTACAAAAGCTGAGGATGTCAAATATACAAATGATGGTCTTGAGGCTCTAATCTTTACAGCAGAAGGTGATATGAGACAAgctataaataatttacaaaGTACGGTTGCAGGTCATAGTTTGGTCAATGGTGATAACGTTTTCAAAATTGTAGATTCACCACATCCACTAAtagtgaaaaaaatgatactGGCACCAACATTGGATGACTCTTTATTGATCTTGAGAAAAGAATTGTGGGATAAAGGTTACTCCGCTGTTGATATCGTCACCACAAGTTTCCGTGTAACAAAGACATTGTATGAATTAAAAGAGCCGCAAAGATTAGACATGATCAAAGAAATAGGAATTACCCACATGAGAATTTTAGAAGGTGTTGGTACCTATCTTCAGTTAGCTGCCATGATGGCAAAATTAAGCACACATAAACTCTCAACAAACTGA
- the VPS72 gene encoding Vps72p (similar to Saccharomyces cerevisiae VPS72 (YDR485C); ancestral locus Anc_3.100) has protein sequence MSDELNSSESEVEYIMASRKQRSNAGNRMKHLLEQELEGMRLKTNDMDEDEIDLLFAEDDEDDEFEYNSNEEEGEEEEGRENDEKPVKKGESFQHQEVKAIEKEETIGDNEENVDDDLMLTESDEENSDNDDDNSGEEALQKQERLRLKLKRKRAKRVPIIRKRVDEARLNNLQDKEEDTKRKRRKKYASHLNAESLLQAERRTSKRSSVIENKMKVYEKLSKAEEKRKFIQGRMQENREKTQELILTQADRLKMAEETEELNLKSLNKYKEQEVHKKQSRLALQQRQKQKFKNGEIVIQILSQFTHVSPIMEVEDKKYWDEEVSKREKKERKTKRKYTRRKGKQDALISHDSSENIKSNALENIQEKSVMDEETPTEIKGIDGMNVMQRDNEQSDKMIHENSTSKTDIALEGQNNDENATFITVGSATVITEEFKTDGDTQIVSNNASNFEDSGKLENITNEKTNLMSNDNRISDQDTVVEKIKKDKLLEENLNAIDIDTLKEDDGSSIKSNNQPSTAGESCNVDDEKLETYEQVDRHEQDANDAANDINGDKKTDQVELINSEVTESSLDTLAHETKDISASTEIESLIVYEGPSQLVSKNLVTVYIFPDEQPKAQLESLLFNSNRNTRSLQNSDEMEQICRITNPKEVNDSALFSSIIPDLSFLSSYPSFGEYDKKIVLDTNTESNNDKEIEINTLPPSGVLLSNGVRKKCPISNKGCKYFDPKNGVPYSDVDSYKIIQELQDPIGPKGTEETPRPRFYWYGFGNGGIYLDMNQRHANGVPDGFN, from the coding sequence ATGAGTGATGAGCTTAACTCCAGCGAGAGTGAAGTTGAATACATCATGGCTAGCAGAAAGCAGCGTTCAAATGCTGGTAATAGGATGAAACATTTGCTAGAGCAAGAGTTAGAGGGTATGCGCTTGAAAACTAATGACAtggatgaagatgaaattgatttattatttgctGAAGACGATGAAGACGAcgaatttgaatataactCTAATGAGGAAGAAGgggaagaagaagaaggtaGAGAAAATGATGAGAAACCTGTAAAGAAAGGAGAATCTTTTCAGCACCAGGAAGTAAAAGCTATtgagaaagaagaaactaTTGGTGacaatgaagaaaatgttgatgatgatttaatgCTTACTGAATCAGATGAGGAAAACTCCGacaatgatgatgataactCAGGAGAGGAAGCTTTACAAAAGCAAGAGAGACTAAGGTTGAAGTTAAAAAGGAAACGTGCTAAGAGGGTTCCTATAATACGGAAAAGAGTAGATGAAGCGAGATTGAACAACCTTCaagataaagaagaagatacCAAGaggaaaagaagaaagaaatatgCCAGCCACCTTAATGCTGAGAGTTTGTTACAAGCTGAGAGACGTACCTCTAAAAGATCATCCGTGAtagaaaacaaaatgaaagtatatgaaaaattatcGAAAGCTGAAGAGAAACGTAAATTCATTCAAGGAAGAATGCAGGAAAATCGTGAAAAAACTCAAGAACTTATTTTGACTCAAGCTGATAGATTGAAGATGGCAGAAGAAACTGAAGAATTGAATCTAAAaagtttaaataaatataaggAGCAAGAAGTACATAAAAAACAATCAAGGTTAGCCCTGCAGCAACgtcaaaaacaaaaatttaaaaatggtgAAATAGTTATTCAAATCTTGTCTCAATTTACACATGTATCTCCAATTATGGAAGTGGAggacaaaaaatattgggATGAAGAGGTCAGCAAAAGAGAGAAAAAAGAGCGAAAaacaaagagaaaataTACACGAAGGAAAGGAAAACAAGATGCACTTATATCCCATGACAGttcagaaaatataaagtcCAATGCGCTAGAAAATATACAAGAAAAATCTGTTATGGATGAAGAAACCCCAACTGAAATAAAAGGAATAGATGGAATGAATGTTATGCAAAGGGACAATGAACAATCAGATAAAATGATACACGAAAATTCAACTTCCAAAACAGATATTGCACTTGAGGGCCagaataatgatgaaaatgcCACTTTCATCACAGTCGGTTCTGCCACAGTTATAACTGAGGAGTTTAAAACTGATGGTGATACTCAAATAGTATCTAATAATGCATCGAATTTTGAAGACTCAGGAAAACTTGAAAACATTACTAATGAAAAAACCAATCTAATGTCAAATGATAATAGAATCTCAGATCAAGATACTGTGGtggaaaaaattaaaaaggaCAAATTGCTagaagaaaatttgaatGCAATTGATATCGATACTTTAAAAGAAGATGACGGATCAAGcattaaatcaaataatcaACCAAGTACTGCTGGTGAGAGTTGTAATGTAGATGATGAGAAGCTAGAAACCTATGAACAGGTGGATAGGCACGAACAGGATGCAAATGATGCTGCCAATGACATAAACGGAGATAAAAAAACCGATCAAGtagaattaattaattcagAGGTTACGGAATCGTCATTAGATACACTTGCTCATGAAACTAAAGATATTTCTGCTTCAACTGAGATAGAAAGTCTAATAGTTTATGAGGGACCATCACAGCTGGTAAGTAAAAATTTGGTAACCGTGTATATATTTCCGGATGAACAACCAAAAGCACAACTAGAGAGTTTACTTTTTAACAGTAATCGAAACACCAGATCGCTTCAAAATTCTGATGAAATGGAGCAAATCTGCAGAATTACAAATCCTAAGGAAGTAAATGACAGTGCCTTATTTTCTTCTATTATACCTGATTTATCTTTTCTGAGCTCATACCCTTCTTTTGGAGAATATGATAAAAAGATAGTGCTGGATACAAATACTGAATCAAAcaatgataaagaaattgaaattaacaCCTTACCTCCCTCCGGTGTTCTTCTTTCAAATGGTGTCAGGAAGAAGTGCCCTATCTCTAATAAAGGATGCAAATATTTTGATCCAAAGAATGGTGTACCATATTCTGATGTGGATtcttataaaattattcaagaaCTACAAGATCCAATTGGTCCTAAAGGAACCGAAGAAACACCTCGTCCACGGTTTTATTGGTATGGCTTTGGGAATGGTGGTATATATTTAGATATGAATCAAAGACATGCAAATGGCGTACCTGATGGATTTAACTAA
- the COQ3 gene encoding hexaprenyldihydroxybenzoate methyltransferase (similar to Saccharomyces cerevisiae COQ3 (YOL096C); ancestral locus Anc_3.99), with protein sequence MQSIYNSRGYLRPLRSSKGLQSSYTSNIRRNRNFSVKNNLLKENNDTSISEDEAHHFKELAPSWWDTNNSQRILHLLNLARMDFIQRTINKTINVTNPDTYVPGFNYAEFVPEYISKNIQDELSIEVNKKLEISKKTVLDIGCGGGILTESMARLPYVDRVEGIDLTSDVIKIAKDHLKYDPAIQKKILYSVKPLDKVEGKFDIVTCFEMLEHVEVPSEILRHAWNKVDTNGLLFISTINRDLISWFTTIFMGEYVLKIVPKGTHHLSKYINSAEILEWFKHNEAGRFELLDVKGTMYVPTKGWLEHDYSNIGNYFIALRKIQ encoded by the coding sequence ATGCAATCGATTTATAATAGCCGTGGCTATTTGAGACCCCTAAGGTCGTCCAAGGGTTTACAATCCTCGTACACTTCaaatattagaagaaacagaaacttttctgttaaaaataatttattgaaggaaaataatgatacttCTATTTCTGAAGATGAAGCCCATCACTTCAAAGAATTGGCACCAAGTTGGTGGGATACAAACAATTCACAAAGGATTTTGCATTTACTGAATTTGGCAAGAATGGATTTTATTCAGCGCACGATTAATAAGACGATCAATGTAACTAATCCAGACACATATGTGCCTGGGTTTAACTATGCAGAGTTTGTACCTGAATATATAtccaaaaatatacaaGATGAGTTAAGCATTGAggtaaacaaaaaattggaaatcTCTAAGAAGACCGTCTTAGATATCGGATGTGGTGGTGGAATTCTCACTGAATCTATGGCCAGGTTACCTTATGTAGATAGGGTAGAGGGTATTGATCTAACTTCTGATGTCATTAAAATTGCAAAAGATCATTTGAAGTACGACCCTGCTAtccaaaagaaaattttatacAGCGTCAAACCTTTAGATAAAGTGGAAGGCAAGTTCGATATTGTCACTTGTTTCGAAATGTTGGAACATGTAGAAGTTCCAAGTGAAATTCTACGTCATGCATGGAATAAGGTTGACACAAATGgtcttctttttattaGTACTATAAATAGGGATTTAATTTCATGGTTTACAACTATCTTCATGGGAGAATACGTGTTGAAAATTGTTCCAAAGGGAACCCATCATTTAagcaaatatattaattcaGCTGAAATCCTAGAATGGTTTAAACACAATGAAGCAGGaagatttgaattattagatgtAAAAGGTACTATGTATGTTCCAACTAAAGGCTGGCTGGAGCACGATTATTCCAATATCGGAAACTATTTTATTGCGCTACGCAAAATACAGTAA
- the VPS52 gene encoding Vps52p (similar to Saccharomyces cerevisiae VPS52 (YDR484W); ancestral locus Anc_3.102), with amino-acid sequence MDELCAVLNISKSQLDTIKKTNLKEDQKNSDIFQSYIDSCNKNSNNESTDDVLQKLNELQTKHEKVMETLSKTIPPLREYMEQFNSKLVEYTGDLGMIRNKSSELKVLLENNSTKLSKVSPIVNDLIISPEVVNGIISGEIDPVWVEHIGFIRDKKEIYQKYKRLEDSEKPKDFEQMLKILENLEIVILERSKKYIVHKIKNLRSFNTAPSQKIQYELIQVKEIFSFILENNYSLALELRQAYAYTMKWYYKSYFGRYIRSLTILPFRHIDAQYALGSGLTDTSVSYLNGYGIANYLSTSYTKGTSFTTDEAIQSYFQIEKRLTLLTQEDNTVMVSQIAENNSRENFIEIGFKNLNLAVLDNCTVEFKFLTNFLKIGENLDELRALCEQIFQPTLDEIIQYTKDLVLYSYDIFGVLISIRIAQQLQFEAKRRDTPVISDFMDVQLITLWPKLQQLIDFQCESLRNVSSNVNVAKISSNNSNMNLSRTDDPLTTPHELTVQFSKFLTSLLKLTITHINDIDERSEPIYNSIIRIRNDFETVMTKCSKKVKSSERFLATNYMYLYNVLQKQHLQEDDSVESIPLIIEETENHYYTLVQAYSRS; translated from the coding sequence ATGGATGAACTTTGCGCcgttttaaatatatctaaGAGTCAATTAGACACGATAAAAAAGACTAACTTGAAGGAAGATCAGAAGAATAGTGATATATTTCAGAGTTATATTGATAGctgtaataaaaattccaaTAATGAATCCACAGACGATGTTTTACAGAAATTGAACGAATTGCAAACCAAGCATGAAAAGGTCATGGAAACTTTAAGTAAAACAATTCCTCCTTTGCGTGAGTACATGGAGcaatttaattcaaaattagtTGAATATACTGGAGATTTGGGGATGATTAGAAATAAATCATCGGAATTGAAGGTTCTTTTGGAAAATAACTCTacaaaattatcaaaagtAAGTCCTATTGTCaatgatttaattatttCGCCTGAGGTGGTCAACGGTATTATATCTGGGGAAATCGACCCAGTGTGGGTAGAGCACATTGGTTTCATTAGAGATAAGAAAGAGAtctatcaaaaatataaacgTTTAGAAGACAGCGAGAAACCAAAGGATTTCGAGCagatgttaaaaatattagaaaacCTTGAAATTGTAATTCTAGAAAGATcgaaaaaatatatagtccataaaataaagaatcTAAGAAGTTTCAATACAGCACCATCACAAAAGATACAATATGAATTAATACAAGTGAAGGAgatattttcattcattttagaaaataattacTCCTTAGCATTAGAACTAAGACAAGCTTATGCTTATACTATGAAATGGTATTACAAAAGTTATTTTGGACGTTATATTAGATCACTAACCATCTTACCATTTAGACATATCGATGCACAATACGCTTTGGGTAGTGGATTGACAGACACTTCGGTTAGTTATTTGAATGGATATGGTATCGCAAACTATCTATCAACAAGTTACACAAAAGGTACTTCCTTTACTACTGATGAAGCTATACAAAGTTATTTCCAGATTGAAAAAAGGTTAACATTATTGACACAAGAAGATAATACTGTCATGGTATCACAGATAGCAGAAAATAACTCTAGagaaaattttattgagATTGGTTTCAAAAACTTAAACTTGGCTGTACTGGATAATTGTACAgttgaatttaaatttttaactaattttcttaaaataGGTGAAAACTTAGATGAATTAAGAGCTTTATGTGAACAAATATTCCAACCTACCTTAGATGAAATTATCCAATACACCAAAGACTTAGTTTTGTACTcttatgatatttttggTGTTCTAATTAGTATTAGAATTGCTCAACAACTCCAATTTGAAGCAAAGAGAAGAGACACCCCAGTTATTTCAGATTTCATGGATGTGCAGCTAATAACTCTATGGCCAAAGCTACAACAATTAATCGATTTTCAATGCGAGAGTCTTCGTAATGTTAGTAGCAATGTAAATGTTGccaaaatatcatcaaataACTCAAATATGAATTTATCAAGAACGGATGACCCATTGACGACACCTCATGAATTGACAGttcaattttcaaaatttttaactaGCCTTTTGAAATTAACAATAACTCATATCAATGACATTGACGAGCGTTCAGAACCCATCTATAATTCTATTATAAGGATAAGAAATGATTTTGAGACTGTCATGACAAAATGTAGTAAAAAAGTGAAGTCATCTGAAAGATTTTTAGCAACCAATTATATGTACCTTTACAATGTACTTCAGAAACAACATTTACAAGAAGATGATTCGGTGGAGTCAATACCATTGATTATTGAAGAGACTGAGAATCACTATTACACTCTGGTCCAAGCGTATAGTAGATCTTAA
- the HMI1 gene encoding ATP-dependent 3'-5' DNA helicase (similar to Saccharomyces cerevisiae HMI1 (YOL095C); ancestral locus Anc_3.101) produces MKLTNSQEVVVQFPYQANTTLKVVAGPGSGKTTTCLNRVYHLIKNKIVDPSEILILSLTNKSVENITDKLLDTFESLERENGLNDADKVDREFQIADLVKDISVSTIHSLANRVLTEYFGTINVIDDSGWRGLQNLISTEFWSKHSIKPSSLYATKQFEKLYDDYKISSNKIKGELTEIAKIMNNNNVFTHNDLIIQASKILKEKGNEKDIADVGIENQFTYHLLNNYKIVIIDEFQDLYPSLLKFLIPICKNKQLELYGDDNQSIYEFLGSNAKVMKILEECNGKENLKLLKLQENFRSSAEIVELSKKILLDGKQISKDNILSNAPKSYASIEPIVEYTDNILQELEYIVSEICKLVSCGAKLSDLIIMTRTNAKLDIINNFLSLYGIETKCLSSNPDWIKNSAIQCLLDITKLVYSLTEDSSMDEVEEYSILKSDFSTIIMLNHVKGIGKISIKNLFEGAQKNNCSLWHYISQGSSESLPVNNTTKNKIIEFVKLFNPIIEEKVLNNLNSAHELLENITNIAYKLNTGIFEFENDQQKELFKENLYEFSRVLKNCAATKDDDMSLLKWFLQSYRDQTIVTHERYPTLRSKENMVNLSTIHCAKGLEYPIAFVVGDLQTHKLPIDKNTLYVAATRARNLLYMINIRHYNIKATATTNPILTNSSFWKFYNKDVSRRYQPGAYTEKYRTIQQKYGFNSQQIRNFSINALKATRRTLRVLSR; encoded by the coding sequence ATGAAATTGACTAACTCACAGGAAGTGGTTGTCCAGTTTCCTTATCAAGCGAATACTACTCTGAAGGTCGTGGCTGGTCCAGGTTCAGGTAAGACAACAACGTGTCTTAATAGGgtttatcatttaattaaaaataaaatagttgATCCTAGTGAGAttctaatattatcattgaCAAATAAAAGTGTGGAAAACATAACTGACAAGCTACTAGATACTTTTGAATCTTTAGAAAGGGAAAATGGTTTGAATGATGCCGATAAAGTTGATAGAGAGTTTCAAATTGCTGACCTGGTTAAGGACATTAGTGTTTCTACCATACATAGTTTGGCAAATCGAGTACTTACTGAATATTTTGGTACTATAAACGTGATAGATGATAGTGGTTGGAGAGGTCTACagaatttaatatcaacAGAATTTTGGTCAAAGCACAGCATTAAACCATCATCACTATATGCAACAAaacaatttgaaaaattatatgatgattataaaatatccagtaataaaattaaaggtGAACTGACAGAAATTgcaaaaataatgaataataacaatgTTTTTACTcataatgatttaattattCAAGCATCAAAGATTTTGAAGGAAAAAGGTaatgaaaaagatattGCTGATGTCGGAATTGAGAACCAATTTACATATCATCTATTAAATAACTACAAGATTGTAATCATTGATGAATTTCAAGACTTATATCCATCGTTATTGAAGTTTCTGATACCAATTTGCAAAAACAAACAATTAGAATTGTATGGTGATGATAATCAAAGTATTTATGAATTTTTGGGGTCTAACGCTAAggtaatgaaaatattagagGAATGCAATGGCAAAGAAAATCTTAAACTGCTTAAACTGCAAGAAAATTTTCGTAGTAGTGCAGAGATTGTTGAACTATCAAAGAAAATCTTATTGGATGGGAAACAGATTTCAAAGGACAATATTTTGTCGAATGCTCCAAAATCTTATGCAAGTATTGAACCAATTGTTGAGTACACTGATAATATTCTTCAAGAACTAGAGTATATTGTTTCAGAAATTTGTAAGTTGGTTTCATGTGGTGCGAAATTATCggatttaataataatgacaaGAACTAATGCAAAGTTAGACAtcatcaataattttttgtcACTCTATGgaattgaaacaaaatGCTTGTCTTCCAATCCTGATTGGATTAAAAACTCGGCAATTCAATGCTTGTTGGATATCACAAAGTTAGTTTATTCATTGACTGAAGATTCATCAATGGATGAGGTCGAggaatattcaatattgaaaagtGATTTTAGCACAATTATCATGCTCAATCATGTAAAAGGGATTGgtaaaatatcaataaagaACTTGTTTGAAGGTGCACAAAAAAACAACTGTTCTCTCTGGCATTATATAAGCCAAGGATCTTCCGAATCATTACCTGTAAATAATActacaaaaaataaaattattgaatttgttaaattatttaatccaattattgaagaaaaggTGTTAAATAATCTTAATTCAGCACATGAGTTGTTGGAGAATATTACTAATATTGcatataaattaaacaCTGGTATTTTcgaatttgaaaatgacCAACAGAAGGAATTGTTTAAGGAAAATCTATATGAATTCTCTCGtgtattaaaaaattgtgCCGCAACAAAAGACGATGATATGTCCTTGCTGAAGTGGTTCCTCCAATCCTACCGTGACCAAACAATTGTGACACATGAGCGTTATCCAACTCTTAGGAGCAAGGAAAATATGGTTAATTTATCTACAATTCATTGCGCAAAAGGATTAGAATATCCTATAGCATTTGTAGTAGGCGATTTACAAACTCATAAATTACCGATTGATAAGAATACATTATACGTAGCCGCTACAAGAGCAAGAAATTTACTATATATGATCAATATCAGgcattataatataaaggCTACTGCAACTACTAATCcaatattaacaaattcttctttttggaagttttataataaagaCGTTTCACGAAGATATCAGCCAGGAGCTTATactgaaaaatatagaacAATTCAACAGAAATACGGTTTCAACTCGCAACaaattagaaatttttCTATAAATGCGTTAAAAGCTACACGTAGGACATTAAGAGTTTTATCTAGATAG